Proteins encoded together in one Hymenobacter monticola window:
- a CDS encoding Ig-like domain-containing protein, which produces MHIPLLANRLSRWLVVMLLALLSTSAAWAQSTANYAFTTSSTGSLVDMSTGTTNALATGAYRDDDASTVQPIGFTFVFMGTPYTQFSVNSNGQLRLGATVISGTNASPASGAAILGAFGGDNATQSTGRVAYKVVPGTNRTLVVEWTGLRIPYAGDPAAGTPTQVQVVLEENTGKIEYRYGAAYNNGTGVTRAIFISSGTSAGQIGVVKTFNTTPTYDATVTTATTTSLADNTAIAVLNSTADGSRTVFTFTPTVVPAVPTVALTAVTQTSLTVSITDNSTNEYSFSVLRSTDNVTFTSVGTVATSSSSGTGSTVTLAQAGLTANTTYYYKVAANGEGYQSFTATATATTLVAVPICGTKAVGPGAGADYATLTAAFSAIFNNGLCGPVVLELQSGYLSTAETFPLVYNYAGATATNTVTVRPAAGANGLSITGTGATAVMSIAGGKYLIIDGRPGGSGATVSGPAAATDLTISSTSTSGIPLQFTSDATFNTVQHVQIKGVGTSDSGSPDVNFTGTVTTTGNSDNTVQYCNIGDGATTPVTLIYGGNALNARNSILNNNLFNNYGTGSTYGVYLNQTGAGWVISGNSFYQTASRASVSGTMYGIFINANNGHTVSGNFVGGSAPSLGGTPLTTTGTSAYRYAGIYLVTTTGTATNVQGNSVGNITWASSSGASTTYGIVSGIYVSTGDVNIGTTAGNTIGGATAPITVTSSTTGGYAFGFSSASSGAINISGNTISNISGAGAAAVAVNVAGILSSTGSPTISRNKIYNLAGGSAAAGTVATLSTGIWLTGGTTTTVANNLIGDLRAATSTSLVGVTGLLVSGGTTVNAYYNTINLAATSTGATFGTSGIYLNSTSAVLDLRNNIVVNKSTAVGTGGYTAALRRVSGTAGTAPANLAAATNNNLYYAGTPSATNLLYVEGTTTATNATQTLVAYKALVAPRESNSVTEDVPFLSTTGTAATFLHINPTTPTQVESSGQAVSGITVDFDGDARNASTPDIGADEGTFTPLDLTGPTITFAALTSTASTANRTLAVTITDFSGVSTTTPPRLLYRKGTTGAFTSALATSVSGSTYTFTFDYAALGGVAAGDVIQYYVAAQDVPGNVSTSPLGGSFTTNPATVNQFTILSALSGVYYVGTSTSPNPARTFATLTAAANAYSSSGMSGAVTFLLLDNAYSATTGETFPVIFFNNPDASATNTLLIKPNAGATPVVTAAGSVLALASTRYVTIDGSNTANGTTRDLTLTNTTLTANTYGLGLLSQTGQAQANLFATVRNVNVVGGGATANATTGIVLGGADNDNATLQNNSIQGVTTGIQAFGSANTSVGGLDNLVITGNVIGAATAAAATNINQYGIVVASALSPVVSRNEVQNIVNPTATFSSNMTGILLQDVQTASVTRNSVHNLSYTGTSTAKLYGISTQTSTSTFNTAANASANRFDNNLVYALNSTATSASWNTSGINNNGGYGDRYYFNTVYLTGQLSNGSAGSAAFSNGNGISSTAATNIDVRNNIFSIIGGTGLAATPLYAHYTTLANYTGSTLNYNDLYVTVGATGVARIGRINSADATTLADWRTATGQEANSLSLDPQFVQTTAVPYDLTPANVALNNTGTPIAGVTVDYTGATRGTTPDIGAYEFTPLTNDLAPVALVAPATTSTCYGTAEPVSVTIRNAGTASLNFATSPATITVVVTLPGGGTTTVTGTVNTGTLAAGATQTVTLPGTLNMSTVGTYSFAITATVAGDGNTSNDVLTPAPTRTVSAPVAGTLTASSPNICVSGTATLALTGAANGTIQYQSSLDNVTFTDIAGATSAAYTTPVLTSTTYFRAQVRCNTGTATSNVSTITVSNPTLASTNTPVSICAGSTATLTATAAAGASVRFFSTATGGTPLASTTAGSYTTPALTADATYYAEAFTGGTERVGPADNTLNTGSGTNNNYALVFNVTAPTTLTGVYVYPTAAGVTNIQLLTSTGTVLQTYAATFTAANLNVKTFVPLNFPLPVGTGLQLANASTSTASLYRNTGGAVYPYTSPSGAVSITGNTFTSGPNYYYYFYDWTLGSECVGSTARTAIQVNVTQPATASFPAATANTCGTSAYTLGGTVGGSVTTGTYTTSGTGTFSPNATTLGATYTPSAADVAAGSVTITLTSAASGPCAAATASLVLSISPAPVASFSYPTATAYCAGSTGTVSPTLATGATAGTFTSTAGLSIDPVSGVISLANSTAGTYTVTNTIAASGACAAATATATVTITPATSAAFSYSGTTFCVTGTNPVATVTGTAGGTFSSATGLSLNATTGAISLSASTPGTYTVSYTVAGACGSSSTQSVTITSAPLATFSYGTTSTYCVSGTTNPAPSFGAGASGGVFSSATGLSLNATTGAINLSASTPGTYTVTNTIAANGGCAAATATTQVTITAAPVASFSYGTSTTFCVSGTTAPAVVLGTGATAGTFSSTTGLTINATTGAITLASSTPGTYTVTNTIAAANGCAAATATSQVTITAAPLATFSYATATGCVGSTSAVTPTLGAGASAGTFSSATGLTINATTGAINLATSTAGTYTVTNTVAASGGCAAATATTTFTVNPRPATPTISVAYNGSTTTLTSSATTGNQFYLNGTAVTGATGQTLVLTGLPAQLGSYTVTTTNANGCVSLPSNPLVVTSAKNGIAGASLRLYPNPTPNGQVTLELTGYRLATQLTVLDALGRVVSQQLLPAAAGTATHALDLTGVATGVYLLRLSNADGVETRRLVRE; this is translated from the coding sequence ATGCACATACCCTTACTTGCTAACCGGCTGAGCCGGTGGCTGGTCGTGATGCTTCTGGCGCTGCTGAGTACTTCGGCGGCCTGGGCGCAAAGCACGGCCAACTATGCCTTCACCACGAGCAGCACGGGCTCGCTGGTGGACATGTCGACGGGCACGACCAACGCATTGGCCACCGGCGCCTACCGCGACGACGATGCTTCGACCGTGCAGCCCATTGGCTTCACGTTTGTGTTCATGGGCACACCCTACACCCAGTTCAGCGTGAACTCCAACGGGCAGCTGCGGCTGGGGGCCACCGTCATTTCGGGCACCAACGCATCGCCGGCTTCGGGCGCGGCCATTCTGGGCGCATTCGGGGGCGACAATGCCACGCAGTCCACGGGCCGCGTGGCCTACAAGGTAGTGCCGGGCACCAACCGCACCCTGGTGGTGGAATGGACGGGCTTGCGCATTCCCTACGCGGGCGACCCGGCCGCGGGCACGCCCACGCAGGTGCAGGTGGTGCTCGAAGAAAACACCGGCAAGATTGAGTACCGCTACGGCGCGGCCTACAACAACGGCACCGGCGTTACGCGCGCCATCTTCATTTCGTCGGGCACCAGCGCCGGCCAGATTGGCGTGGTGAAAACCTTCAACACGACGCCGACCTACGACGCCACGGTGACTACGGCCACGACCACTTCGCTGGCCGACAACACCGCCATCGCGGTATTGAACTCGACGGCCGACGGCTCGCGCACGGTGTTTACGTTCACGCCCACCGTGGTGCCGGCCGTTCCCACGGTGGCCCTGACGGCTGTGACGCAAACCAGCCTGACGGTGAGCATCACCGACAACTCCACGAACGAGTACAGCTTTTCGGTGCTGCGCTCCACCGACAACGTCACCTTCACTTCGGTGGGCACGGTGGCCACGTCTTCTTCTTCCGGCACCGGCAGCACCGTGACGCTGGCGCAAGCCGGCCTGACCGCCAACACCACCTACTACTACAAGGTGGCCGCCAACGGCGAGGGCTACCAGTCCTTTACGGCCACGGCCACGGCCACCACGCTGGTGGCCGTTCCCATCTGCGGCACCAAGGCCGTGGGACCCGGCGCGGGCGCCGACTACGCTACGCTGACGGCCGCTTTCTCGGCCATCTTCAACAATGGCCTATGCGGCCCGGTGGTGCTGGAGCTGCAGAGCGGCTACCTGAGCACGGCCGAAACCTTCCCGCTGGTGTACAACTACGCCGGCGCCACGGCCACCAACACCGTGACGGTGCGGCCAGCAGCCGGCGCTAATGGCCTGAGCATTACGGGCACGGGCGCTACAGCGGTGATGAGCATCGCAGGGGGCAAGTACCTGATTATCGACGGCCGCCCCGGCGGCTCGGGCGCCACGGTGAGCGGCCCGGCCGCGGCCACCGACCTGACCATCAGCAGCACGAGCACCAGCGGCATTCCGCTGCAGTTCACCAGCGACGCCACCTTCAACACGGTGCAGCACGTGCAAATCAAGGGCGTGGGCACCAGCGACTCGGGCTCGCCCGACGTGAACTTCACCGGTACGGTGACCACCACCGGCAACAGCGACAACACGGTGCAGTACTGCAACATCGGCGACGGCGCCACCACGCCGGTGACGCTGATTTACGGCGGCAACGCGCTGAATGCCCGCAACAGCATTCTGAACAACAACCTGTTCAACAACTACGGCACGGGCAGCACCTACGGCGTCTACCTCAACCAAACCGGCGCAGGCTGGGTTATCAGCGGCAACAGCTTCTACCAAACGGCCAGCCGCGCCAGCGTGAGCGGCACGATGTACGGCATTTTCATCAATGCCAACAACGGCCACACGGTGTCGGGCAATTTCGTGGGCGGCTCGGCTCCGAGCCTGGGCGGCACGCCGCTCACCACTACCGGCACGTCGGCTTACCGCTACGCGGGCATCTACCTGGTTACCACCACCGGCACCGCTACTAACGTGCAGGGTAATAGCGTGGGCAACATCACCTGGGCGAGCAGCAGCGGCGCCAGCACCACCTACGGCATCGTGTCGGGCATTTACGTGAGCACCGGCGACGTGAACATTGGCACCACCGCGGGCAACACCATCGGCGGGGCCACGGCTCCCATTACGGTGACCAGCAGCACTACCGGCGGCTACGCCTTCGGCTTCTCGTCGGCTTCGTCGGGCGCCATCAACATTTCCGGCAACACCATCAGCAACATCAGCGGCGCGGGCGCTGCAGCGGTGGCCGTGAACGTGGCCGGCATTCTGTCGTCGACGGGCTCGCCCACCATCAGCCGCAACAAAATCTACAACCTGGCCGGCGGCAGCGCTGCGGCGGGCACCGTGGCCACCCTCAGCACGGGCATCTGGCTGACGGGCGGCACGACCACCACCGTCGCCAACAACCTGATTGGCGACCTGCGCGCGGCCACGTCGACCAGCCTGGTGGGCGTCACCGGCCTGCTGGTGAGCGGCGGTACCACCGTCAACGCCTATTACAACACCATCAACCTGGCTGCCACAAGCACGGGCGCCACGTTTGGCACCTCGGGCATTTACCTGAACTCGACCAGTGCCGTGCTGGACCTGCGCAACAACATTGTGGTGAACAAAAGCACGGCCGTGGGCACGGGCGGCTACACCGCGGCCCTGCGCCGCGTGAGCGGCACGGCGGGCACGGCTCCGGCCAACCTGGCTGCCGCCACCAACAACAACCTCTACTACGCCGGCACGCCTTCGGCCACGAACCTGCTGTACGTGGAAGGCACCACCACGGCCACCAACGCCACCCAGACCCTGGTGGCTTACAAGGCCCTGGTTGCTCCCCGCGAAAGCAACTCAGTGACCGAAGATGTGCCCTTCCTGAGCACGACGGGCACGGCCGCTACCTTCCTGCACATCAACCCAACCACGCCCACCCAGGTGGAAAGCAGCGGGCAGGCCGTGAGCGGCATCACCGTCGATTTTGACGGCGACGCGCGCAACGCCAGCACGCCCGATATCGGCGCCGACGAAGGCACCTTCACCCCGCTTGACCTGACCGGCCCGACCATCACGTTTGCGGCCCTCACCAGCACCGCCAGCACCGCCAACCGGACCCTGGCCGTGACCATCACCGATTTCAGCGGCGTTTCGACCACCACGCCGCCGCGCCTGCTCTACCGCAAAGGCACCACCGGCGCGTTCACGTCGGCCCTGGCCACGAGCGTGAGCGGCAGCACCTACACGTTCACCTTCGACTACGCCGCCCTGGGCGGGGTGGCCGCCGGCGACGTGATTCAGTACTACGTGGCCGCGCAGGACGTGCCCGGCAACGTTTCTACCAGCCCGCTGGGCGGCAGCTTCACCACCAACCCCGCCACGGTGAACCAATTCACCATCCTGAGCGCGCTGAGTGGCGTGTATTACGTGGGCACGAGCACCTCGCCCAACCCCGCCCGCACCTTCGCCACCCTCACGGCGGCGGCCAATGCGTATAGCAGCAGCGGCATGAGCGGCGCCGTAACCTTCCTGCTGCTCGACAACGCGTACTCGGCAACGACGGGTGAAACTTTCCCCGTCATTTTCTTCAACAACCCCGACGCCAGCGCCACCAACACGCTGCTCATCAAGCCCAACGCGGGGGCTACCCCGGTGGTGACGGCCGCGGGCAGCGTGCTGGCCCTGGCCAGCACCCGCTACGTGACCATTGACGGCTCGAACACGGCCAACGGCACCACGCGCGACCTGACGCTGACCAACACGACGCTCACGGCCAACACCTACGGGCTGGGCCTGCTTTCGCAAACCGGCCAGGCACAGGCCAACCTGTTTGCCACGGTTCGCAACGTGAACGTGGTGGGCGGCGGCGCCACGGCCAATGCCACTACCGGCATCGTGCTGGGCGGCGCCGACAACGACAACGCGACGCTGCAGAACAACAGCATTCAGGGCGTGACGACCGGCATTCAGGCCTTTGGCTCGGCCAACACCTCGGTAGGCGGCTTGGACAATCTCGTCATCACGGGCAACGTGATTGGGGCGGCCACGGCCGCTGCCGCCACCAACATCAACCAGTACGGCATTGTGGTGGCCAGCGCCCTGAGCCCGGTGGTGAGCCGCAACGAGGTGCAGAATATCGTGAACCCCACGGCCACGTTCTCCTCGAACATGACCGGCATCCTGCTGCAGGACGTGCAAACGGCTAGTGTGACCCGCAACTCGGTGCACAACCTGAGCTACACGGGCACGAGCACGGCCAAGCTCTACGGCATTTCGACGCAGACCTCGACCAGCACCTTCAACACGGCGGCCAACGCCTCGGCCAACCGCTTCGACAACAACCTGGTGTATGCCCTGAACTCGACGGCCACCAGCGCCTCGTGGAACACCAGCGGCATCAACAACAACGGCGGCTACGGCGACCGGTACTACTTCAACACGGTGTACCTGACCGGCCAGCTGAGCAACGGTTCGGCCGGCTCGGCGGCCTTCAGCAACGGCAACGGCATCAGCAGCACGGCCGCGACCAACATCGATGTGCGCAACAACATTTTCAGCATCATCGGCGGCACGGGCCTGGCGGCCACGCCCCTCTACGCGCACTATACCACGCTGGCCAACTACACGGGCAGCACTCTTAACTACAACGACCTGTACGTGACGGTGGGCGCCACGGGCGTGGCGCGCATCGGCCGCATCAACAGCGCCGATGCCACCACGCTGGCCGACTGGCGCACGGCCACCGGCCAGGAAGCCAACTCGTTGAGCCTCGACCCGCAGTTTGTGCAAACCACTGCGGTTCCCTACGACCTGACGCCCGCCAACGTGGCCCTCAACAACACCGGCACGCCCATCGCGGGCGTCACGGTGGACTACACCGGCGCCACCCGCGGCACCACGCCCGACATCGGCGCCTATGAATTCACGCCCCTCACCAACGACCTGGCCCCGGTGGCGCTGGTGGCTCCGGCCACGACCAGCACCTGCTACGGCACGGCCGAGCCGGTGAGCGTGACCATTCGCAACGCGGGCACGGCCTCGCTGAACTTCGCTACCAGCCCGGCCACCATCACCGTGGTGGTGACGCTGCCCGGCGGCGGCACCACCACGGTGACGGGCACAGTTAACACCGGCACACTGGCTGCCGGCGCTACCCAGACCGTGACGCTGCCCGGCACGCTCAACATGAGCACCGTAGGCACCTACTCGTTCGCCATTACGGCCACGGTGGCCGGCGATGGCAACACCTCGAACGACGTGCTGACGCCGGCGCCCACCCGCACGGTGTCGGCTCCGGTGGCTGGCACGCTGACGGCGTCCTCCCCGAACATCTGCGTGAGTGGCACGGCTACGCTTGCCCTGACGGGGGCCGCCAACGGCACCATCCAGTACCAGAGCAGCCTGGACAACGTGACGTTCACGGACATTGCCGGCGCTACCAGCGCCGCGTACACCACGCCGGTGCTCACCAGCACCACGTATTTCCGCGCCCAGGTGCGCTGCAATACCGGCACGGCCACTTCCAACGTGAGCACCATCACGGTGAGCAACCCGACGTTGGCTTCGACCAACACGCCGGTTAGCATTTGCGCGGGCAGCACGGCCACGCTCACGGCCACGGCTGCAGCCGGGGCTTCGGTGCGCTTCTTCAGCACCGCTACCGGCGGCACGCCCCTGGCCAGCACCACGGCGGGCAGCTACACCACGCCGGCCCTCACGGCCGATGCCACCTACTACGCCGAGGCCTTCACGGGCGGCACGGAACGGGTTGGTCCGGCCGACAATACCCTTAACACCGGCAGCGGCACCAACAACAACTACGCGTTGGTGTTCAACGTGACGGCACCCACAACCCTGACCGGCGTGTACGTGTACCCGACGGCAGCGGGCGTCACCAACATCCAGCTGCTCACCAGCACCGGCACGGTGCTGCAAACGTACGCGGCCACCTTCACGGCGGCCAACCTCAACGTGAAGACGTTTGTGCCGCTGAACTTCCCGCTACCGGTGGGTACCGGCCTCCAACTGGCCAACGCCTCCACTTCGACGGCCAGCCTCTACCGCAACACGGGCGGCGCCGTGTATCCGTACACTTCGCCCAGCGGCGCGGTGAGCATCACCGGCAACACCTTCACTTCGGGGCCGAACTACTACTACTACTTCTACGACTGGACGCTGGGCAGCGAATGCGTGGGCAGCACCGCTCGTACGGCCATTCAGGTGAACGTGACGCAGCCGGCCACGGCCAGCTTCCCGGCCGCCACGGCCAACACCTGCGGCACCTCGGCCTACACGCTGGGCGGCACCGTGGGCGGTTCGGTTACCACCGGCACCTACACCACCAGCGGCACGGGCACGTTCTCGCCCAACGCGACTACGCTAGGGGCCACCTACACGCCTTCGGCCGCTGACGTGGCTGCCGGCTCGGTGACCATCACGCTGACGTCGGCGGCTTCGGGCCCCTGCGCAGCCGCTACGGCTTCGCTGGTTCTGAGCATCAGCCCCGCTCCGGTGGCCAGCTTCAGCTACCCCACGGCCACGGCCTATTGCGCTGGCAGCACCGGCACCGTTTCGCCCACGCTGGCCACGGGCGCTACCGCTGGCACGTTCACTTCCACGGCGGGCCTGAGCATTGACCCGGTTAGCGGTGTTATCAGCCTGGCCAACTCGACGGCCGGCACCTACACCGTGACGAACACCATCGCGGCTTCGGGTGCTTGCGCCGCTGCTACGGCCACCGCCACGGTCACCATCACGCCGGCCACGTCGGCTGCGTTCTCTTATTCGGGCACGACGTTCTGCGTGACGGGTACCAACCCCGTAGCGACGGTGACGGGCACGGCCGGCGGCACGTTCAGCTCGGCCACGGGCCTGAGCCTGAACGCCACGACCGGCGCCATCAGCCTGAGCGCCTCCACGCCCGGCACCTACACCGTGTCTTACACGGTGGCCGGGGCCTGTGGCAGCAGCAGCACCCAGTCGGTGACCATTACCTCGGCGCCGCTGGCCACGTTCAGCTACGGCACCACGTCGACCTACTGCGTGAGCGGCACCACCAACCCGGCCCCCAGCTTCGGCGCAGGTGCCAGCGGCGGCGTGTTTAGCTCGGCCACGGGCCTGAGCCTGAACGCCACCACGGGCGCCATCAACCTGAGCGCTTCGACGCCCGGCACCTACACCGTGACCAACACCATCGCGGCCAATGGGGGCTGTGCGGCGGCTACGGCCACGACTCAGGTGACCATCACGGCCGCTCCGGTGGCTAGCTTCAGCTACGGCACCTCGACCACCTTCTGCGTGAGCGGTACCACGGCCCCGGCCGTTGTCCTTGGCACGGGTGCCACGGCCGGCACGTTCAGCTCGACTACCGGCCTGACGATTAACGCCACGACCGGCGCCATCACGCTCGCCAGCTCGACGCCGGGCACCTACACGGTAACCAACACGATTGCGGCCGCCAACGGCTGCGCCGCTGCCACGGCTACCTCGCAGGTAACCATCACGGCTGCGCCGCTGGCCACGTTCAGCTACGCCACTGCGACCGGCTGCGTGGGCAGCACCAGCGCCGTGACGCCTACGCTAGGCGCGGGCGCTTCGGCCGGCACGTTCAGCTCGGCCACGGGCCTGACGATTAACGCCACGACCGGTGCCATCAACCTGGCTACTTCGACAGCGGGCACTTACACCGTGACCAACACGGTGGCTGCCTCGGGCGGCTGTGCGGCGGCCACGGCCACCACGACCTTCACGGTGAACCCGCGCCCGGCCACGCCTACCATCTCGGTGGCTTACAACGGCTCGACCACCACGCTCACTTCGAGCGCGACCACGGGCAACCAATTCTACCTCAACGGCACGGCCGTGACCGGTGCCACCGGCCAGACCCTGGTGCTCACCGGCCTGCCGGCGCAACTGGGCTCCTACACCGTGACCACCACCAACGCCAACGGCTGCGTGTCGCTGCCCTCTAACCCGCTGGTGGTGACCTCGGCTAAGAACGGCATTGCCGGGGCCAGCTTGCGCCTCTATCCCAACCCCACGCCTAACGGCCAGGTGACCCTGGAGCTGACCGGCTACCGCCTGGCCACCCAGCTTACGGTACTGGACGCGCTGGGCCGCGTGGTGAGCCAGCAGCTGCTCCCGGCTGCCGCCGGTACCGCCACCCACGCCCTCGACCTGACGGGTGTGGCCACGGGCGTATACCTGCTGCGCCTGAGCAATGCCGACGGCGTGGAAACCCGCCGCCTGGTGCGCGAATAA
- a CDS encoding LutB/LldF family L-lactate oxidation iron-sulfur protein: MKVKADQFQLDAEAKAFDREHRRKIRFNIGKYDAAVSAGMKLYEQHELARDRGAYLKATVLEKLDEYLLQFETAFTARGGRVIWARDAAEALAEIGKLTAARNTKTVVKAKSMTTEEIHLNKYLATQGIESVETDLGEYIVQLNGERPYHIVTPAMHLSKADIADIFVKHLGIEPTDDAQKLVLTARHLLRNKYTTAEVGVTGGNFLIAKEGAIAVTENEGNARLSASFPKLHIAIVGIEKVIPRLTDLELFWPLLSTSGTGQQVTVYNTVYFGPRQASEADGPEEMVVILLDNGRTNLLAQPDKRAALRCIRCGACLNVCPVYKNIGGHTYETTYSGPIGSVISPHLSGLPEHKHLSYASSLCGACTTVCPVRIPLHNLLLLNRKQSVEEGHAPTEEKLAIGLWKWSMQHRWALDILPAKVKDWSLSRLLGQVGWSKRREALHIGGPSFRELWKARQAPR, translated from the coding sequence ATGAAAGTGAAAGCCGACCAGTTCCAGCTCGACGCCGAGGCCAAGGCCTTCGACCGCGAGCACCGCCGCAAAATCCGCTTCAACATCGGCAAGTACGACGCGGCCGTGAGCGCCGGCATGAAGCTGTATGAACAGCACGAGCTGGCCCGCGACCGGGGCGCCTACCTCAAGGCCACCGTGCTGGAAAAGCTGGACGAATACCTGTTGCAGTTCGAAACCGCCTTCACGGCCCGTGGCGGGCGCGTGATTTGGGCGCGCGACGCCGCCGAGGCCCTGGCAGAAATCGGCAAGCTAACGGCGGCCCGCAACACCAAAACCGTGGTGAAAGCCAAGAGCATGACCACCGAGGAAATTCACCTGAATAAGTACCTCGCCACGCAGGGCATTGAGTCGGTGGAAACGGACCTGGGCGAGTACATCGTGCAGCTGAACGGCGAGCGGCCCTACCACATTGTGACGCCGGCCATGCACCTGAGCAAGGCCGACATCGCCGATATCTTCGTGAAGCACCTCGGCATTGAGCCCACCGACGACGCCCAGAAGCTGGTGCTCACGGCCCGGCACCTGCTGCGGAACAAATACACTACGGCCGAGGTGGGCGTGACCGGGGGCAACTTCCTCATTGCCAAGGAGGGCGCCATTGCCGTGACCGAGAACGAGGGCAACGCCCGCCTCTCGGCCTCGTTTCCGAAGCTGCACATTGCCATTGTGGGCATCGAGAAGGTGATTCCGCGGCTCACCGATTTGGAATTGTTCTGGCCGCTGCTCAGCACCAGCGGCACGGGGCAGCAGGTCACGGTGTACAACACCGTGTACTTCGGCCCGCGCCAAGCCAGCGAGGCCGACGGCCCCGAGGAAATGGTAGTCATCCTGCTCGACAACGGCCGCACCAACCTGCTGGCCCAGCCCGACAAGCGCGCCGCCCTGCGCTGCATCCGCTGCGGCGCCTGCCTCAACGTGTGCCCGGTGTACAAGAACATCGGCGGGCACACCTACGAAACCACTTATTCCGGGCCCATCGGCTCGGTCATCAGCCCGCACCTCAGCGGCCTGCCCGAGCACAAGCACCTAAGTTACGCCAGCAGCCTGTGCGGCGCCTGCACCACGGTGTGCCCGGTGCGCATTCCGCTGCACAACCTATTGCTGCTCAACCGAAAGCAGAGCGTAGAGGAAGGCCACGCGCCCACCGAGGAAAAGCTGGCCATCGGCCTGTGGAAGTGGAGCATGCAGCACCGCTGGGCGCTCGATATTCTGCCGGCCAAGGTGAAGGACTGGAGCCTGAGCCGCCTGCTGGGCCAGGTGGGCTGGAGCAAGCGCCGCGAGGCCTTGCACATCGGCGGGCCCTCGTTCCGGGAGCTGTGGAAGGCGCGGCAGGCCCCGCGCTAG